One genomic window of Sporosarcina ureae includes the following:
- a CDS encoding ketopantoate reductase family protein, whose translation MRITVVGAGHGGTTIAADLKMKGHLVTLLKTSKGLHTEHFDHLVRNKGEITLLDHTVETTVHHDLVTTDVQLAIKDAEIIIIYVQTNYHEDVIKRMIPFMNEDQIVLLEPGYLSTAYFLKHEKEKSFTIVEAQSSPIDCRIVEPGKVKVLFKNVRNPVAIFTNHLDTCWVLKHLLVVA comes from the coding sequence ATGAGGATTACAGTAGTAGGAGCAGGGCACGGAGGTACGACAATTGCAGCGGATTTAAAAATGAAAGGTCACTTGGTCACCTTATTGAAAACATCCAAGGGGCTGCACACTGAACATTTCGATCATCTGGTGAGAAATAAAGGTGAAATTACGTTGCTAGATCATACTGTAGAAACTACTGTGCATCACGACTTAGTTACGACTGATGTCCAATTGGCTATTAAAGATGCGGAAATCATTATTATATATGTGCAAACAAATTATCATGAGGACGTAATTAAACGTATGATTCCATTCATGAATGAAGATCAAATTGTGTTGCTGGAACCAGGGTACTTATCTACTGCCTATTTCTTAAAACACGAAAAAGAGAAAAGCTTCACTATAGTGGAAGCGCAAAGTTCTCCAATCGATTGCCGAATTGTAGAACCTGGAAAAGTGAAAGTTTTATTCAAGAATGTGCGAAACCCTGTAGCGATATTTACGAATCACTTGGACACATGTTGGGTATTAAAACACCTACTTGTAGTAGCTTGA
- a CDS encoding S-layer homology domain-containing protein has product MKNKIMAVLGAILLVCSVPVSSAAAGNSKFPDVPDSKHFAAAVNDLASRNIIGGYPDGTFRPNDSITRGQAAAIIVKMTKLPTTTIKDPKFKDVSTANGYYKAIAVLAEKGVINGYGDGRFGPNDSITRAQMASIIIKAFELPLYHDPDYGFLDVAHKNGHREGIYSLYQLGLTTGTSPTTFSPNASITRGQAAKLLKAAEDVKPGILTMHAKDFKWKRFDNVSKTNSNVFDVVADSEIPSQPNLKTKVHIVPKKEGTSTLTFSGTASSETSDKNYRKYYVHVKKVNGAWDISLEETADIYSTPVELWKHYERRENNEPFIDATTITLSTAEGELVNDRVGFKRCKNQLLQYCNTIQMDQPGEFIATVTYADGEKIRYYIASTEVKEQFYYSVHVTPIKPNEVLSIWEGAKLGKHVLPKGSEQIATVTRDPGTNVFRITPKKPGDFFVDFPEAKGVSQGNHRIYDGIRVRVSQLGPYLHVDATVSDEDDMIFH; this is encoded by the coding sequence ATGAAGAATAAAATCATGGCGGTACTCGGTGCGATTTTGCTAGTATGTAGTGTACCTGTATCAAGCGCTGCTGCAGGTAATTCGAAATTTCCCGATGTTCCAGATTCGAAGCATTTCGCGGCAGCGGTGAATGACTTGGCGTCACGTAATATAATTGGAGGCTATCCAGACGGTACGTTCCGGCCAAATGACTCTATTACGAGAGGGCAGGCGGCTGCCATTATCGTGAAGATGACGAAACTTCCTACTACGACTATTAAAGATCCAAAATTCAAAGACGTTTCGACTGCAAATGGCTATTATAAAGCGATTGCGGTACTAGCAGAAAAAGGAGTCATCAACGGCTATGGCGACGGACGATTCGGACCAAATGATTCAATTACGCGTGCGCAAATGGCTTCGATCATCATCAAAGCGTTTGAATTGCCACTGTATCATGATCCGGATTATGGATTTTTAGATGTTGCGCATAAAAATGGCCACCGTGAGGGAATATATAGTCTGTATCAACTCGGGCTTACGACAGGGACGTCTCCTACGACATTTAGTCCAAACGCTTCCATTACAAGAGGTCAAGCAGCGAAATTACTAAAAGCGGCGGAAGATGTGAAGCCTGGGATTCTAACGATGCATGCGAAAGATTTTAAATGGAAGAGATTCGATAATGTCAGCAAAACGAATTCGAATGTATTTGATGTAGTGGCAGACAGTGAAATCCCAAGCCAGCCCAATTTGAAAACAAAGGTTCATATTGTTCCAAAGAAAGAAGGAACGTCTACACTGACTTTTTCAGGTACAGCTTCATCCGAGACATCCGATAAAAATTATAGAAAATACTATGTACATGTCAAAAAAGTGAATGGTGCATGGGATATTTCATTGGAAGAGACGGCAGATATCTATTCCACACCTGTAGAGCTTTGGAAGCACTATGAAAGAAGAGAAAATAACGAACCGTTCATAGATGCTACGACGATTACTCTCTCGACAGCGGAAGGAGAACTGGTGAATGATCGCGTAGGGTTTAAGCGATGCAAAAATCAGTTGTTGCAATATTGTAATACCATTCAAATGGATCAGCCAGGCGAATTTATTGCGACGGTTACGTATGCTGACGGTGAGAAAATACGTTATTATATCGCATCGACTGAAGTAAAAGAACAATTTTATTATTCCGTCCATGTCACGCCAATCAAACCGAATGAAGTGCTAAGCATATGGGAAGGCGCTAAACTGGGCAAGCATGTGCTGCCTAAAGGAAGTGAACAGATTGCGACGGTGACAAGAGATCCGGGGACGAATGTGTTCCGTATCACACCGAAGAAGCCAGGAGATTTCTTTGTCGACTTCCCAGAAGCTAAAGGAGTGTCGCAGGGAAATCACAGGATCTACGATGGCATCCGAGTGAGAGTCAGTCAATTGGGCCCTTACCTGCATGTAGACGCAACGGTTAGTGACGAAGATGATATGATTTTTCATTAA
- a CDS encoding ABC transporter ATP-binding protein gives MNVIEMNQVTKVFGTHQALDGLDLTVKNGEVFGFIGPNGAGKSTAIRVLLGMLHATNGTATIFGKDVWRDAVEIHRRVAYVPGDVNLWPQLTGGEVIDLFASLQGKINEQKREQLLVRFQLDPTKKCRTYSKGNRQKVALVAAFASDAELFLLDEPTSGLDPLMEKVFQQCVAEVKAEGKTVLLSSHILSEVEKLCDRIGIIRQGCLIECGTLNELRHLTRMQLTVETRKPIESLVSWQGVHDVAQTETGWTFHADAGEMEAVMQKLSAHGLRKIESAPPTLEDLFMRHYEETAESREL, from the coding sequence ATGAATGTGATTGAGATGAACCAAGTGACGAAAGTTTTCGGTACGCATCAGGCGTTGGATGGACTGGATTTAACAGTGAAGAACGGCGAGGTGTTCGGTTTTATCGGACCGAATGGGGCAGGGAAGTCGACGGCTATTCGGGTTCTGCTTGGTATGCTTCATGCTACGAACGGAACCGCGACGATTTTCGGCAAGGACGTGTGGCGAGATGCGGTGGAAATTCATCGACGTGTTGCGTATGTACCAGGGGACGTAAATTTGTGGCCACAATTGACAGGCGGAGAAGTCATTGATTTATTCGCGAGCTTACAAGGGAAAATCAATGAACAAAAGCGTGAACAATTACTTGTGCGTTTTCAGCTAGATCCGACGAAGAAGTGCCGAACGTATTCGAAAGGAAATCGTCAGAAAGTCGCTTTGGTGGCGGCGTTTGCCTCCGATGCAGAATTATTTTTGCTAGATGAACCGACATCTGGACTCGATCCGTTAATGGAAAAGGTGTTTCAGCAATGTGTGGCGGAAGTGAAGGCAGAAGGGAAGACGGTGTTGCTGTCGAGCCATATTTTGTCTGAAGTCGAGAAGCTGTGCGATCGCATTGGCATCATCCGGCAAGGGTGTCTGATCGAGTGCGGGACATTGAATGAACTACGGCATTTGACGCGGATGCAGTTGACGGTGGAGACTAGAAAGCCGATTGAGTCGCTCGTTTCGTGGCAAGGTGTCCATGATGTAGCGCAGACAGAAACTGGCTGGACATTTCATGCGGATGCAGGTGAAATGGAAGCAGTTATGCAGAAGCTAAGCGCGCATGGTCTACGGAAAATCGAAAGTGCACCGCCTACGCTAGAAGATTTATTCATGCGGCATTATGAAGAAACTGCGGAAAGTAGGGAACTGTGA
- a CDS encoding ABC transporter permease — protein MKGAPFVGVLRLTRFIIRQDRMRYLWWLVGITAITLIVPPAFNELYPTEQDRNIMAETMKNPAMEAMVGPGDLANYTLGAMVSHQMLLMTAIAVAIMNILLMVRHTRAEEEDGQAELLRSLPIARHSQLTASMLTLFVVNLLLALLIGIGLYSLSLDSMGLYGSLIYGASLGAVGLFFSSVTAVCSQLSESSRGAVGLSFTVMIGCYVLRSVTEWIPPFGWLTQVQPYSDDNWVPIGGLLVTSLLLCVLAVVLQGKRDMGSGFLSSRSGRAHASIWLRHPMGLAWRLQRTAFISWAMGMLVLGLSYGSVLGDLDSFFQDNDLLASMIVADENRSLTAQFLPMLMAVLAFISTIPALLAIHKVVGEERKSRLDHLLGRAVSRKKLLVSYLALALFTGFVMLSFSALGLWVAGTTSMEDPFPFFTVWQASIVHFPAVIVMIAISTCLIGIAEKATGFVWLYLFYGFITLYLGGLFQFPEWMEKLSPFGFVSKLPIEDMNWLHAGGLMTVAIVLLVFGINRYTDRDIEG, from the coding sequence ATGAAGGGGGCTCCATTTGTAGGTGTTCTCCGTCTCACCCGATTCATTATCAGGCAAGATCGTATGCGTTATTTGTGGTGGCTCGTTGGCATCACCGCCATCACGCTGATCGTACCACCGGCTTTCAATGAATTATATCCGACCGAACAAGATCGTAACATCATGGCAGAAACGATGAAAAATCCGGCGATGGAGGCAATGGTAGGTCCTGGAGATTTGGCGAATTACACGCTGGGCGCCATGGTCTCGCATCAGATGCTATTGATGACCGCCATCGCAGTCGCCATCATGAATATTTTATTGATGGTGCGCCATACGCGAGCAGAGGAAGAAGATGGGCAGGCCGAATTACTACGTTCGTTGCCGATTGCGCGGCATTCGCAACTGACGGCTTCGATGCTTACGCTGTTCGTTGTCAATTTATTACTCGCATTGCTGATCGGTATAGGCCTGTATAGTCTTTCACTGGATAGTATGGGACTGTATGGATCGCTTATTTACGGTGCATCGCTTGGTGCGGTCGGCTTGTTTTTTTCAAGTGTTACGGCGGTTTGCTCGCAACTCTCGGAAAGTTCACGGGGGGCAGTCGGTCTGTCGTTTACGGTGATGATTGGCTGCTATGTATTGCGATCGGTTACGGAGTGGATTCCACCGTTCGGTTGGCTTACACAAGTTCAGCCGTACAGCGATGATAACTGGGTGCCGATAGGGGGATTACTAGTCACAAGTCTACTATTGTGTGTGTTGGCTGTGGTTCTGCAAGGCAAACGCGATATGGGCTCAGGTTTTCTTTCGTCACGAAGCGGTCGAGCACATGCTTCCATTTGGTTGCGTCATCCGATGGGGCTCGCTTGGCGACTGCAAAGAACCGCGTTCATTTCTTGGGCGATGGGTATGCTAGTGCTTGGGTTATCTTACGGTTCGGTCCTCGGAGATTTAGATTCATTTTTTCAAGATAATGACCTGCTCGCTTCGATGATTGTAGCGGATGAAAACCGTTCATTGACTGCGCAGTTCCTGCCGATGCTGATGGCGGTACTGGCATTTATTAGTACGATTCCCGCGTTGCTCGCCATCCATAAAGTAGTGGGCGAAGAGCGGAAATCACGCCTAGATCATTTGCTTGGGCGGGCTGTTTCAAGAAAGAAACTACTCGTATCCTATTTGGCGTTGGCGTTGTTCACCGGATTTGTGATGCTGAGCTTCTCAGCACTCGGTTTATGGGTAGCCGGTACCACGTCGATGGAAGATCCATTCCCATTCTTCACCGTATGGCAAGCTAGTATCGTTCATTTTCCGGCAGTCATTGTGATGATTGCGATCAGCACATGTTTGATTGGCATCGCGGAAAAAGCAACGGGCTTCGTTTGGCTCTATTTATTCTACGGATTCATTACGTTATATTTAGGTGGTTTGTTTCAGTTTCCTGAATGGATGGAAAAGCTTTCACCGTTTGGCTTTGTTTCCAAGTTGCCGATTGAGGACATGAATTGGCTGCATGCTGGTGGATTGATGACCGTGGCAATTGTATTGCTTGTTTTCGGGATCAATCGGTATACTGATCGGGATATAGAAGGGTAA
- a CDS encoding GMC family oxidoreductase — protein MAEKLDKVDVVVVGSGWAGGIAAAELSKAGYKVVCLERGKERSTKDFVGSKDELRYTKRHELAQDLTKQTMTFRNNVGEDAIPMRKHNGYPIYDEGTGGTSVHWSGWSYRWLPFDFEIRSKIIEKYGEERIPKDMIVQDWGVTYDDMEPYYDKWEKTAGISGEVNPLGPPRSDEYPNPPMKESPAIRLFADATKKLGYHPFRMPAATVSQQYVNPDGETINACVFCAFCSMYGCDFAAKADPIVTVLKTAQKTGNFEIRNNAHVKRILHDGKKATGVLYVDPLTLEEFEQPADLVVSAAFFSGNNRLMMLSGIGEQYNPETGKGVIGKNFTSHYTGIGGNAATAYFEDKKFNTFAGAGALGCVIDDFNGDHIDNTDTDFLHGFNISIFQDGAAAIANNRVPQGTPYWGKEFKEKSVHYAHRYLNIGGMQGTMPYTHNYLDLDPTYKDVYGDPLLRITAKFTDQERNMAKMIAEKCAEIAEEMGADIIDTPPVADDVEMTSSSVNTHAAGGVIMGVDPETSAVNTYSQVWGMENVFVVGGSSFPHFGNSNPTETIGAFAYRAAEGMIKYLKGDGGLLVESKTSKETV, from the coding sequence ATGGCTGAAAAATTAGATAAAGTCGACGTAGTCGTCGTTGGAAGTGGTTGGGCTGGAGGTATAGCCGCTGCTGAACTAAGTAAAGCGGGTTATAAAGTAGTCTGTTTGGAGCGAGGTAAAGAAAGATCGACAAAAGATTTCGTCGGATCAAAAGATGAACTTCGTTATACAAAGCGTCATGAATTGGCTCAGGACTTAACGAAACAAACTATGACTTTCAGAAATAATGTGGGTGAAGACGCTATTCCCATGCGCAAACATAATGGCTATCCAATCTACGATGAAGGTACAGGCGGCACGTCCGTACACTGGTCAGGTTGGTCTTACCGTTGGCTTCCATTTGACTTTGAAATTCGTAGTAAAATTATTGAAAAGTACGGTGAAGAGCGCATCCCTAAAGATATGATCGTTCAAGACTGGGGCGTTACATATGATGATATGGAACCTTACTATGATAAGTGGGAGAAAACAGCTGGAATTTCTGGTGAAGTGAATCCTCTAGGACCTCCACGTTCTGACGAGTATCCGAATCCACCAATGAAAGAATCTCCTGCTATTCGGTTATTCGCGGATGCTACAAAGAAACTAGGCTATCATCCATTCCGCATGCCGGCTGCAACCGTCTCGCAACAATATGTAAATCCAGATGGCGAAACTATCAATGCGTGTGTATTTTGTGCATTTTGTTCCATGTACGGTTGTGACTTTGCCGCTAAAGCAGACCCGATCGTAACGGTTCTTAAAACGGCACAAAAGACAGGAAACTTTGAAATTCGTAACAATGCACATGTAAAACGAATTCTACATGACGGCAAAAAAGCAACGGGCGTATTGTATGTCGATCCTCTTACACTGGAAGAATTCGAACAACCTGCAGATTTGGTTGTGTCGGCTGCATTTTTCTCAGGAAACAATCGCTTAATGATGTTATCCGGAATCGGAGAGCAATACAATCCTGAAACTGGTAAAGGAGTCATCGGTAAAAACTTCACTTCCCATTACACAGGAATCGGTGGAAATGCAGCGACTGCCTATTTTGAAGATAAGAAATTCAACACATTTGCGGGAGCCGGCGCACTAGGTTGTGTAATTGATGATTTCAATGGAGACCATATCGATAATACCGATACAGACTTCCTTCATGGATTCAACATCAGTATTTTCCAAGATGGAGCTGCGGCCATTGCGAATAACCGTGTTCCACAAGGCACGCCTTATTGGGGTAAAGAGTTTAAAGAAAAATCCGTTCATTATGCGCACCGTTATTTAAATATTGGTGGTATGCAAGGCACTATGCCGTATACGCACAATTATTTGGACTTGGATCCAACGTATAAAGACGTCTACGGCGATCCTCTTCTTAGAATAACAGCTAAATTTACGGATCAAGAACGCAATATGGCAAAAATGATTGCTGAAAAATGTGCAGAAATCGCTGAAGAAATGGGTGCGGATATTATCGATACTCCACCTGTAGCAGACGATGTGGAAATGACTTCATCGAGCGTCAATACACATGCGGCAGGCGGTGTGATTATGGGTGTAGATCCAGAAACGTCGGCTGTTAACACGTATTCACAAGTTTGGGGAATGGAAAACGTATTTGTGGTCGGTGGATCTTCATTCCCGCACTTTGGTAACTCCAATCCAACTGAAACCATTGGTGCATTTGCTTACCGTGCTGCAGAAGGTATGATTAAATATCTTAAGGGCGATGGCGGTTTACTAGTTGAAAGTAAGACAAGTAAAGAAACGGTTTAA
- a CDS encoding gluconate 2-dehydrogenase subunit 3 family protein, translated as MADKKDMKPGKSSAKQAPDASRRQFMKNSGLVVGGVAGGSLLGGLLTNQFKSDKSAPVKTEDQKVELTEARMFFERYEDFVVLEQATERILPKDDNGPGAIELGVPYFIDKQMAGSWGINGTDYRQGPFLKNDPPVDQTSLNRGQVIITGIRKMNEESKNRFDVTFDKAEEEQQIEILQDFESSKVKLRGVNAGSMFQLLRELTMEGAYSDPLYGGNRNMAGWKMQEFPGAVPSYADIIEKEEFVKRDPMSLTSYQQKS; from the coding sequence ATGGCCGATAAAAAAGATATGAAACCTGGTAAGTCTAGTGCCAAACAAGCACCAGATGCAAGTCGCCGTCAATTTATGAAAAATTCCGGTTTGGTTGTTGGAGGAGTCGCAGGTGGTTCATTACTTGGCGGATTACTGACTAACCAATTTAAATCCGATAAAAGCGCGCCCGTAAAAACGGAAGATCAAAAGGTCGAGTTGACAGAAGCGCGTATGTTCTTTGAGAGATACGAAGATTTTGTCGTTCTAGAACAAGCAACTGAACGTATTTTACCGAAAGACGATAATGGTCCCGGTGCGATTGAATTGGGCGTTCCTTACTTTATCGATAAACAAATGGCTGGATCATGGGGCATCAATGGGACGGATTACAGACAAGGTCCATTTTTAAAAAATGATCCACCAGTCGATCAAACGAGTCTGAACAGAGGCCAAGTGATCATTACGGGCATTAGAAAAATGAATGAAGAAAGTAAAAATCGTTTTGATGTAACATTTGATAAAGCAGAAGAAGAGCAGCAAATTGAAATTTTACAAGACTTTGAAAGCTCTAAAGTAAAACTTCGTGGTGTAAATGCAGGTAGTATGTTCCAGTTACTTCGTGAATTAACAATGGAAGGTGCCTATTCCGATCCATTATATGGCGGTAACCGCAATATGGCTGGTTGGAAAATGCAGGAGTTCCCAGGCGCTGTGCCTTCCTACGCTGATATTATCGAAAAAGAGGAATTCGTTAAAAGAGATCCAATGAGTCTAACAAGTTATCAACAAAAATCATAA
- a CDS encoding S-layer homology domain-containing protein — MKTTLRVLVWTALVLTLSLVFADFNEASAKEFKDVSKKHPNYTAIQEMQKAGYINGYPDGTFRPSEPVSRKHVASLLDQVLKFPQPPTDKLVFTDVPKNHMYYKPIMKLYNKGIISGGMDGKFNPNASITRIQMAKMLDLAFEFNIKEPTQFEDLHFLHWGYVHASALYSNGVTKGDKGKFLPNQPVTRAHYAEFLYRAMKVGKSPSGTSVTKEKAVDLTMRLPIVIEGIRIQGKMDNQTYNQLRSKQLPYATKAFVDGLLKEDYPSVCTQCDSFLFPYLTIEPSMRFDYKQPDANTLRIQTVSFSNQLTGGGFVDYAFKKESGSWKMDHFDWTEVGKKNFELTKAEAERVVKLNYAYSSNVKITYVSQAKKTGEDPVTKEKYPFTEYKFTVDTKDGRDTVLVNSDDGLAY; from the coding sequence ATGAAGACTACTTTACGAGTTCTAGTATGGACAGCATTGGTACTGACTCTATCGCTTGTTTTTGCAGATTTCAATGAAGCGTCTGCGAAAGAATTTAAGGATGTATCGAAGAAGCATCCAAACTACACCGCGATTCAAGAAATGCAGAAAGCGGGTTATATTAATGGCTATCCAGACGGAACATTCCGTCCAAGTGAACCGGTCAGTCGTAAGCACGTGGCATCTTTACTTGATCAAGTGTTGAAGTTCCCGCAACCGCCTACCGATAAACTGGTCTTTACGGACGTGCCGAAAAACCATATGTATTATAAGCCAATTATGAAGTTATACAACAAGGGGATTATCAGTGGTGGAATGGACGGGAAGTTCAATCCGAATGCGTCTATCACAAGAATTCAGATGGCAAAGATGCTAGATTTGGCATTTGAGTTCAATATAAAGGAACCGACACAGTTTGAAGATCTTCACTTCTTGCACTGGGGATATGTACATGCGAGTGCATTGTATTCCAATGGCGTTACTAAAGGAGATAAAGGGAAGTTTCTTCCGAATCAGCCTGTTACACGTGCGCACTATGCAGAGTTTTTGTATCGTGCGATGAAAGTGGGGAAATCACCTTCAGGTACTAGTGTAACGAAAGAAAAAGCGGTAGATCTAACTATGCGCTTACCTATTGTCATTGAAGGGATTCGCATCCAAGGGAAAATGGATAATCAAACGTATAATCAGCTTCGATCAAAGCAGCTACCTTACGCTACAAAAGCTTTTGTGGATGGCTTGCTGAAAGAAGATTATCCGAGCGTCTGTACACAGTGTGATTCGTTTTTATTCCCGTATTTAACAATTGAACCTTCCATGCGTTTCGACTATAAACAGCCAGACGCCAATACACTTCGTATCCAAACCGTTTCATTTAGCAACCAACTAACGGGTGGCGGTTTTGTTGACTACGCGTTTAAGAAAGAATCGGGTAGTTGGAAGATGGATCACTTTGATTGGACAGAAGTAGGGAAAAAGAATTTTGAACTGACTAAAGCTGAAGCAGAGCGTGTTGTGAAATTGAATTATGCGTATTCTTCAAATGTTAAAATAACGTACGTTTCACAAGCGAAAAAGACGGGTGAAGATCCTGTCACGAAAGAAAAATATCCATTTACAGAGTATAAATTTACTGTAGACACGAAAGATGGCCGAGATACAGTGCTTGTGAATTCAGACGATGGCTTGGCTTACTAG
- a CDS encoding Nramp family divalent metal transporter yields the protein MVANVPVTQQAKKKGLLSKIKSMGPGAIITASFIGPGTVTTATRAGAGFGYAILWAVVFSIIATIVLQEMSARLGVVSKKGLGEAIHDQFKQPLLKFASIWLVIISIGVGCAAYISGDLMGTSLGVSTLTNIPAHIVSPFIGVAILILGLSGSYKLIEKLMIFLVIVMSVTFITTMIVVKPDIGAVFAGAFIPSIPTGSIIIIIALVGTTVVPYNFFIHSSMVQERWTQVSDLKEARWDTIISICVGGLITAAVLITAASTMMGMEVTSVADLSVQLEPLFGSWAKVFIAIGIFAAGFSSAIASPLGAAVAISSVLKWEGGMKNKKFKMVFSGVIVIGIITSAIGFSPLDVLLAAQALNGILLPIVAVYLFVIMNNKQLLGDQRNSTFLNIIGAIVILIAIFLGGYSLVDAIQVYL from the coding sequence ATGGTCGCTAACGTACCCGTTACACAGCAAGCTAAGAAAAAAGGGTTACTTTCAAAGATAAAATCGATGGGGCCGGGAGCCATTATTACTGCTTCCTTCATAGGTCCGGGTACTGTCACTACCGCCACTCGCGCAGGTGCTGGATTTGGTTACGCCATTCTATGGGCAGTAGTCTTCTCTATTATCGCAACTATTGTTCTTCAGGAAATGTCTGCACGACTTGGTGTTGTTTCAAAAAAGGGATTGGGTGAAGCGATACATGACCAATTCAAACAACCTTTACTGAAATTTGCTTCTATATGGCTCGTCATTATATCGATCGGCGTTGGCTGTGCTGCATATATTTCAGGTGATTTGATGGGAACGTCCCTTGGCGTCTCTACATTGACGAATATTCCAGCACACATTGTAAGCCCTTTCATTGGCGTGGCGATCCTAATCTTGGGGTTGTCGGGCAGTTATAAATTAATCGAAAAATTAATGATTTTCCTCGTCATCGTCATGAGTGTGACGTTCATTACGACAATGATTGTTGTAAAACCTGATATTGGCGCGGTATTTGCCGGGGCATTCATCCCAAGCATACCGACCGGCTCGATCATTATTATTATCGCATTGGTCGGAACAACAGTCGTCCCGTATAACTTCTTCATCCACTCTTCTATGGTGCAGGAACGCTGGACTCAGGTAAGTGATTTGAAAGAAGCAAGATGGGATACGATCATTTCAATTTGTGTGGGTGGATTAATTACCGCGGCCGTTTTGATCACAGCAGCGTCCACGATGATGGGCATGGAAGTGACGAGTGTAGCTGACCTTTCTGTCCAATTAGAGCCTTTATTCGGTTCATGGGCGAAAGTATTTATCGCGATAGGCATTTTTGCAGCTGGTTTCTCATCCGCTATCGCAAGTCCACTTGGTGCAGCAGTCGCAATCAGCAGTGTCTTAAAGTGGGAAGGCGGAATGAAAAATAAAAAGTTCAAAATGGTATTCTCCGGTGTGATCGTCATCGGGATTATCACATCCGCCATTGGCTTCAGTCCACTCGATGTATTGCTGGCGGCACAAGCATTGAATGGTATTTTACTTCCGATTGTGGCGGTATACTTGTTTGTAATCATGAATAATAAACAATTACTCGGAGATCAACGCAACTCTACTTTCCTCAATATCATTGGAGCGATCGTCATCTTAATCGCGATTTTCCTTGGTGGATATAGTTTGGTTGATGCAATTCAAGTATACTTGTAA
- a CDS encoding helix-turn-helix transcriptional regulator has product MKQNQLIFDSYIRMADAIYSVFNVNCEVVIHDVTKVESSLIYLKGDVTGRAVGAPTTEVILKELKKKHEDIKDLNGIITNTTRGKIIKTSIVFIRDLDGKVIGFLGINLDITEINRLQQVIEEMIRPDTSYDGQHFDETYATHIDEVFDNITKSTIVELGIDVENLQRKDRITFVRQLESKGIFLIQGSADRIADLLGVSKQTIYNSLEEK; this is encoded by the coding sequence ATGAAACAAAACCAATTGATTTTCGATTCTTATATACGAATGGCTGATGCCATATATAGTGTGTTCAATGTGAACTGTGAAGTTGTAATTCATGATGTGACGAAAGTAGAATCCTCTTTAATTTATTTAAAAGGAGATGTCACGGGCAGAGCGGTTGGAGCCCCTACTACGGAAGTCATTTTGAAGGAATTGAAGAAGAAGCACGAGGATATTAAAGATTTGAATGGCATCATCACGAATACGACGCGTGGGAAGATTATTAAGACTTCCATTGTATTCATTAGAGATTTGGATGGCAAAGTGATTGGTTTCCTTGGGATCAATTTGGATATCACGGAAATCAATCGTCTACAGCAAGTGATCGAAGAAATGATTCGACCTGACACAAGCTATGATGGACAGCATTTCGATGAAACGTATGCGACGCATATTGATGAAGTGTTCGACAATATTACGAAAAGCACTATCGTGGAGCTTGGAATAGATGTTGAAAACTTGCAACGAAAAGATCGTATTACGTTTGTTCGACAGCTGGAAAGTAAAGGAATTTTTCTAATTCAAGGATCTGCTGATCGAATTGCGGATTTATTAGGAGTATCCAAACAAACCATTTATAACTCACTCGAGGAAAAGTGA